In the Portunus trituberculatus isolate SZX2019 chromosome 21, ASM1759143v1, whole genome shotgun sequence genome, one interval contains:
- the LOC123507129 gene encoding integrin alpha-PS1-like isoform X1: MAVLMRCAACVALVCYWLAAVCAFNLEPRIPVVKLGSPRSHFGYSVAQHKSFAATPRGIPTHKSWILVGAPKDHNLQPGTDRSGALWKCPLTTNTTDCLQVHTDGYRDPEKRLYNFDNINNELSEPAEDEIKDGQWLGVTLKSQGPGGKVLVCAHRYINKGPDFQWGFGLCYILSDNLDILEELEPCKGKPVSSGHLQYGFCQAGTSGILLEDEVVLGVPGPFTWRGTVHTSNTSDNYLIRDKTQYFGPVTEADSPVDKYSYLGYSVTAGRFFGNYMSYVSGAPRSKETGQVVFFGREKTGVSLLRVDLILSGEMFASSFGYEVLALDINGDERDDLVVGAPFYYNSRASGAIYVYMNNDGGFQENHPFTKIEGEPGETRFGSSMTSLGDLNRDGYLDIAVGAPYEGQGTIRIYLGGKDGLSTTPSQIIRAEDIPGETYNAFGYSLSGMDLDNNGYPDLLTSSFCSDRVLLLRARPIIDIETKVDSKGQLDNIDPTRKGCREDLTSSETCFSFDACFKMDNDAGTRTGLRLHYTIEEQPYQDRPLPRVRFADSTPNEPSEVHRNITLRPEDMGRFRCSKEIVYLLEGSRYILRALRFKLTYEIIQKEPRPVPEGGPLPNINEYPILNQKGALRKFEGTFAKDCGNDTICNSDLHVTGSLELEEDTSRGVYLLRLGEYDTVPLLLEVTNRKEPAYMTTLYVRHNEALFFDPTDSEIGIYECTKISPGVIKCHLDNPLVNTTGPLKLNFKESGQIFDSKYITFTVEANSSSTELTPQEPLTFKVEVIKRAEISINGVATPEQVFYGGEVVGESAIKYMDEIGTEVIHKYVVDNRGPWRVDELQVEVQWPHQVENGKEKGKWLLYMTEHPKIDGVGECEIDPHLINPLNLRLSKIYPDHFTGPEVDLEVESTDDLKPTTKSPIGVVDESGSKVTKVTTEKKVTTVKKTTKKTTYEKAESSSSGSSSSSSSSSSSSHSSSSHSGFSDGEEGSGHDIGGHSSSRVHGRTHSRVSRRVYSSSDGSKFNEAESGHDPIKEGEDEDGRVITHYERTHHSSGKSPDGTSAFEETHHESRKVTVNEETHTDNVPSGRWGQGGGYRRTYTENRSSTRINDGEPVETHRRWETHETFPSGRDGEDRSGDSGSDRREETYSSGRDGENRWDDSSSDRREETYSSGRDGENRWGDSGSDRREENYSSGQDGENRWGDSGSDRRREESWREHSRTYTVDSSTRRTHSGQVGDNDFRRTHEGGAVTQIHDGSYWTDDARRTRVQDQDDTDRDRFGWSDQRGRPSYNRGTESRNREETRYEERTHETAGSTGRRGGSGHHHGPAGDGYDSRGSASSSQWSHTYEDRRSGDRRSSGSQGYDDRWGRTHDDRYASGQGYRSHQDGYDDRRYNEGENARTHHSREYGRGGEEDYRGSQFESTSRRYEDNDDWQYRDHRRQGHDDSGRDEAYRGSHSGSTRHRTHVESGTSTWDSRSSSGQGSRGGWSDRQDDNYERHHGGASSDRHFSHLETGGPLENGTYTRVEVDPKTGKTTTYSRKVVYKKWPSNSDQWGREKEDFPDFSSDHRSARTKREKELIIKPQAVRDEKTGKTMQVVHLRCDGPATAKCFVFRCNIRNLAAGRTASIEIKSRLWNATLVEDYPRVNTVSIKSRASLILPADLREDQDQDDDVDSAETRAYPDLLDQLPPEEVPLWVILVSIFAGLLVLIIIVLILWKLGFFERKRPDPTLSGNLDKDANGY; encoded by the exons GTGTGTGCCCATCGCTACATCAACAAGGGACCGGACTTCCAGTGGGGATTCGGTCTCTGCTACATCCTGTCTGACAACCTTGATATCTTGGAGGAACTGGAGCCTTGCAAGGGGAAGCCTGTCAGCAG TGGCCATCTACAGTATGGGTTCTGCCAGGCGGGGACCAGCGGCATCTTGCTGGAGGACGAGGTGGTGCTGGGTGTGCCGGGGCCCTTCACCTGGCGAGGCACTGTCCACACCTCCAACACATCCGATAACTACCTCATTAGGGACAAGACACAGTACTTCGGCCCCGTCACAGAAGCTGACTCTCCTGTTGACAAATACAGTTacctag GCTATTCAGTAACTGCTGGACGCTTCTTTGGTAACTACATGTCATATGTGAGCGGTGCCCCAAGATCAAAGGAAACAGGCCAGGTTGTGTTCTTTGGGCGGGAGAAGACAGGAGTGAGTCTGCTACGTGTGGATCTCATCCTTAGCGGAGAAATGTTTGCCTCCAGCTTTGGCTATGAAGTCCTGGCTCTTGACATCAATGGTGACGA gCGCGATGATCTGGTGGTGGGTGCCCCCTTCTACTACAACAGCCGGGCCAGTGGTGCCATTTATGTCTACATGAACAATGATGGAGGTTTCCAGGAAAACCATCCATTCACCAAGATAGAAG GTGAACCTGGAGAAACCCGCTTTGGTTCCTCCATGACATCCCTAGGAGACCTCAACCGTGACGGCTACCTGGACATTGCTGTGGGGGCACCGTACGAGGGCCAGGGAACCATCCGCATCTACCTTGGCGGTAAGGATGGActctccaccacaccatcacag ATCATCCGTGCAGAGGACATTCCCGGGGAGACATACAACGCCTTTGGGTACAGCCTGAGCGGCATGGACCTGGACAACAACGGTTACCCTGACCTCCTCACATCATCCTTCTGCAGCGACAGAGTTCTCCTCCTTAG AGCACGTCCTATCATTGACATTGAAACTAAGGTGGACTCTAAAGGCCAGCTGGACAACATCGACCCAACCAGGAAAGGCTGCCGGGAAGACCTCACCTCCTCTGAAACCTG CTTCTCGTTTGATGCTTGCTTCAAGATGGACAACGATGCAGGCACCCGGACTGGCCTGAGGCTGCACTACACTATTGAGGAACAGCCATACCAGGACCGGCCGCTGCCCAGGGTCCGGTTTGCAGACAGCACACCCAATGAGCCCAGCGAGGTGCACCGCAACATTACCCTCAGGCCAGAAGACATGGGCAGGTTCCGGTGCTCCAAGGAAATTGTGTATCTCTTG GAAGGATCTCGTTACATCCTGCGTGCCTTACGGTTCAAGCTGACATATGAGATCATTCAGAAGGAGCCAAGGCCGGTGCCTGAGGGAGGCCCCTTGCCCAACATCAATGAGTACCCCATCCTCAACCAGAAGGGAGCACTCAG GAAATTTGAAGGAACATTTGCCAAGGACTGCGGCAACGACACCATCTGCAACAGTGACCTGCATGTGACAGGAAGCCTAGAGCTGGAGGAGGACACCAGCAGGGGTGTCTATCTGCTGCGTCTTGGAGAGTATGACACAGTGCCTCTCCTGCTGGAAGTGACCAACAGGAAGGAACCAGCCTACATGACCACTCTTTATGTCAGGCACAACGAGGCACTCTTCTTTGATCCCACTGATTCTGAG ATTGGGATATATGAGTGCACCAAAATATCACCAGGAGTCATCAAGTGTCACCTGGACAACCCCCTCGTCAACACCACTGGGCCGCTCAAACTGAACTTCAAAGAGTCCGGGCAAATATTTGATTCCAAGTACATTACTTTCACGGTGGAAgcaaactcctcctccactgaaCTGACGCCTCAAGAACCTCTGACCTTCAAGGTGGAGGTCATCAAGAGAGCAGAAATCTCCATCAATGG CGTTGCTACACCAGAGCAAGTGTTCTATGGCGGTGAGGTTGTCGGGGAGTCAGCCATCAAGTACATGGACGAAATTGGAACTGAAGTGATCCACAAATACGTAGTGGACAACAGAGGCCCCTGGCGGGTGGATGAGCTGCAGGTGGAGGTGCAGTGGCCTCACCAGGTggagaatgggaaagagaagggcAAGTGGCTGCTCTACATGACGGAACATCCCAAAATTGATG GTGTTGGGGAGTGTGAGATTGACCCACACCTCATCAACCCACTCAATCTACGACTGTCCAAGATCTACCCAGACCACTTCACAGGGCCAGAGGTGGACCTGGAGGTTGAATCCACAGACGACCTGAAACCCACCACCAAGTCTCCAATTGGTGTAGTGGATGAGTCAGGCAGCAAGGTGACCAAGGTGACAACAGAGAAGAAAGTAACGACTGTGAAGAAGACTACGAAAAAGACAACATATGAAAAGGCTGAATCATCTTCTAGTggatcatcatcgtcatcatcatcatcatcttccagtTCACATTCCTCATCGTCACATTCAGGCTTCAGTGATGGCGAGGAGGGCAGCGGTCATGATATCGGTGGTCACAGCAGCAGCCGGGTGCATGGAAGGACTCACTCTCGCGTCAGCCGGAGAGTTTACTCCTCCTCGGATGGCTCAAAGTTCAATGAAGCTGAATCAGGACATGACCCCATCAAGGAGGGCGAAGACGAGGACGGCCGCGTCATCACCCACTATGAGAGGACGCACCACTCCTCTGGGAAATCACCAGACGGCACCTCAGCCTTCGAAGAGACACACCATGAGAGCCGAAAGGTGACAGTGAATGAGGAGACCCACACCGACAATGTCCCAAGTGGCAGGTGGGGCCAAGGAGGCGGGTACAGACGCACCTACACTGAGAACCGCTCTTCCACACGAATCAATGATGGTGAACCTGTGGAAACTCACAGACGCTGGGAGACGCACGAGACCTTCCCCTCTGGGCGGGATGGTGAGGATCGTTCGGGTGATTCTGGTTCagacaggagagaggaaacTTACTCTTCAGGACGGGATGGCGAGAACCGGTGGGATGATTCTAGTTCagacaggagagaggaaacTTACTCTTCAGGACGGGATGGTGAGAACCGGTGGGGTGATTCTGGTTCagacaggagagaggaaaattactCTTCAGGACAGGATGGCGAGAACCGGTGGGGTGATTCTGGTTcagacaggaggagagaggaaagctggagAGAGCACAGCAGAACTTACACCGTTGACAGCAGTACCAGGAGGACGCACTCTGGCCAGGTAGGAGACAACGACTTCCGCAGGACTCATGAAGGAGGAGCTGTGACGCAGATACACGACGGCTCGTACTGGACAGATGATGCAAGAAGGACTAGAGTGCAGGATCAGgatgacacagacagagacaggttTGGGTGGTCAGACCAGAGAGGAAGGCCATCATACAACAGAGGCACAGAAAGCAGGAACAGAGAAGAAACTCGCTATGAGGAAAGAACACATGAGACTGCTGGTTCTACTGGACGAAGGGGAGGAAGCGGCCATCACCACGGCCCTGCTGGTGATGGGTATGATAGTAGAGGAAGTGCATCAAGCAGTCAGTGGAGTCATacttatgaagacagaagaTCCGGGGACAGAAGATCCTCTGGAAGCCAAGGATATGATGACAGATGGGGTAGAACACATGATGACAGATATGCAAGTGGCCAAGGATACAGGAGCCATCAGGATGGATATGATGACAGAAGAtacaatgaaggtgaaaatgcaaGAACTCATCACTCGAGGGaatatgggagaggaggagaggaagattacCGAGGATCGCAGTTCGAGAGCACCTCCAGGAGGTACGAAGACAATGACGACTGGCAGTATAGAGACCACAGAAGACAAGGACACGATGACTCAGGCAGAGATGAAGCATACAGGGGAAGTCACAGTGGTTCTACTAGACACAGAACACACGTGGAGTCTGGAACATCCACCTGGGACTCTCGCTCCAGCTCTGGGCAGGGAAGCAGAGGTGGGTGGAGTGACAGACAGGATGACAATTATGAGAGGCATCATGGAGGAGCTTCATCAGACAGACACTTTAGCCATTTGGAGACTGGTGGCCCACTGGAGAATGGCACATACACCAGAGTAGAAGTGGATCCCAAGACAGGCAAGACGACAACCTACTCCAGGAAGGTCGTGTACAAGAAATGGCCCAGCAATTCAGACCagtggggaagagagaaggaagacttcCCAGACTTCTCCAGTGACCATAGGAGTGCAAGGACCAAGCGTGAGAAGGAACTGATCATCAAACCTCAAGCTGTAAGGGACGAAAAGACAGGGAAGACCATGCAAGTCGTTCATCTG CGCTGTGACGGCCCTGCCACAGCCAAGTGCTTCGTGTTCCGCTGCAACATTCGCAACCTGGCAGCAGGAAGGACAGCAAGCATCGAAATCAAGTCACGGCTGTGGAATGCAACGCTGGTGGAGGACTACCCACGCGTCAACACTGTCAGTATCAAGTCCAGGGCATCACTCATCCTGCCCGCTGACCTCCGTGAAGACCAGGACCAGGATGATGACGTGGATTCGGCCGAGACACGAGCCTATCCTGACCTCCTGGACCAGCTGCCACCCGAGGAAGTGCCACTGTGGGTGATCCTGGTGTCCATCTTTGCCGGCCTGCTGGTGCTCATCATCATTGTGCTCATCCTATGGAAACTTGGCTTCTTTGAAAGAAAGAGACCGGACCCGACGCTTTCAGGCAATCTTGACAAGGACGCTAATGGAtactag
- the LOC123507129 gene encoding integrin alpha-PS1-like isoform X3, which yields MAVLMRCAACVALVCYWLAAVCAFNLEPRIPVVKLGSPRSHFGYSVAQHKSFAATPRGIPTHKSWILVGAPKDHNLQPGTDRSGALWKCPLTTNTTDCLQVHTDGYRDINNELSEPAEDEIKDGQWLGVTLKSQGPGGKVLVCAHRYINKGPDFQWGFGLCYILSDNLDILEELEPCKGKPVSSGHLQYGFCQAGTSGILLEDEVVLGVPGPFTWRGTVHTSNTSDNYLIRDKTQYFGPVTEADSPVDKYSYLGYSVTAGRFFGNYMSYVSGAPRSKETGQVVFFGREKTGVSLLRVDLILSGEMFASSFGYEVLALDINGDERDDLVVGAPFYYNSRASGAIYVYMNNDGGFQENHPFTKIEGEPGETRFGSSMTSLGDLNRDGYLDIAVGAPYEGQGTIRIYLGGKDGLSTTPSQIIRAEDIPGETYNAFGYSLSGMDLDNNGYPDLLTSSFCSDRVLLLRARPIIDIETKVDSKGQLDNIDPTRKGCREDLTSSETCFSFDACFKMDNDAGTRTGLRLHYTIEEQPYQDRPLPRVRFADSTPNEPSEVHRNITLRPEDMGRFRCSKEIVYLLEGSRYILRALRFKLTYEIIQKEPRPVPEGGPLPNINEYPILNQKGALRKFEGTFAKDCGNDTICNSDLHVTGSLELEEDTSRGVYLLRLGEYDTVPLLLEVTNRKEPAYMTTLYVRHNEALFFDPTDSEIGIYECTKISPGVIKCHLDNPLVNTTGPLKLNFKESGQIFDSKYITFTVEANSSSTELTPQEPLTFKVEVIKRAEISINGVATPEQVFYGGEVVGESAIKYMDEIGTEVIHKYVVDNRGPWRVDELQVEVQWPHQVENGKEKGKWLLYMTEHPKIDGVGECEIDPHLINPLNLRLSKIYPDHFTGPEVDLEVESTDDLKPTTKSPIGVVDESGSKVTKVTTEKKVTTVKKTTKKTTYEKAESSSSGSSSSSSSSSSSSHSSSSHSGFSDGEEGSGHDIGGHSSSRVHGRTHSRVSRRVYSSSDGSKFNEAESGHDPIKEGEDEDGRVITHYERTHHSSGKSPDGTSAFEETHHESRKVTVNEETHTDNVPSGRWGQGGGYRRTYTENRSSTRINDGEPVETHRRWETHETFPSGRDGEDRSGDSGSDRREETYSSGRDGENRWDDSSSDRREETYSSGRDGENRWGDSGSDRREENYSSGQDGENRWGDSGSDRRREESWREHSRTYTVDSSTRRTHSGQVGDNDFRRTHEGGAVTQIHDGSYWTDDARRTRVQDQDDTDRDRFGWSDQRGRPSYNRGTESRNREETRYEERTHETAGSTGRRGGSGHHHGPAGDGYDSRGSASSSQWSHTYEDRRSGDRRSSGSQGYDDRWGRTHDDRYASGQGYRSHQDGYDDRRYNEGENARTHHSREYGRGGEEDYRGSQFESTSRRYEDNDDWQYRDHRRQGHDDSGRDEAYRGSHSGSTRHRTHVESGTSTWDSRSSSGQGSRGGWSDRQDDNYERHHGGASSDRHFSHLETGGPLENGTYTRVEVDPKTGKTTTYSRKVVYKKWPSNSDQWGREKEDFPDFSSDHRSARTKREKELIIKPQAVRDEKTGKTMQVVHLRCDGPATAKCFVFRCNIRNLAAGRTASIEIKSRLWNATLVEDYPRVNTVSIKSRASLILPADLREDQDQDDDVDSAETRAYPDLLDQLPPEEVPLWVILVSIFAGLLVLIIIVLILWKLGFFERKRPDPTLSGNLDKDANGY from the exons GTGTGTGCCCATCGCTACATCAACAAGGGACCGGACTTCCAGTGGGGATTCGGTCTCTGCTACATCCTGTCTGACAACCTTGATATCTTGGAGGAACTGGAGCCTTGCAAGGGGAAGCCTGTCAGCAG TGGCCATCTACAGTATGGGTTCTGCCAGGCGGGGACCAGCGGCATCTTGCTGGAGGACGAGGTGGTGCTGGGTGTGCCGGGGCCCTTCACCTGGCGAGGCACTGTCCACACCTCCAACACATCCGATAACTACCTCATTAGGGACAAGACACAGTACTTCGGCCCCGTCACAGAAGCTGACTCTCCTGTTGACAAATACAGTTacctag GCTATTCAGTAACTGCTGGACGCTTCTTTGGTAACTACATGTCATATGTGAGCGGTGCCCCAAGATCAAAGGAAACAGGCCAGGTTGTGTTCTTTGGGCGGGAGAAGACAGGAGTGAGTCTGCTACGTGTGGATCTCATCCTTAGCGGAGAAATGTTTGCCTCCAGCTTTGGCTATGAAGTCCTGGCTCTTGACATCAATGGTGACGA gCGCGATGATCTGGTGGTGGGTGCCCCCTTCTACTACAACAGCCGGGCCAGTGGTGCCATTTATGTCTACATGAACAATGATGGAGGTTTCCAGGAAAACCATCCATTCACCAAGATAGAAG GTGAACCTGGAGAAACCCGCTTTGGTTCCTCCATGACATCCCTAGGAGACCTCAACCGTGACGGCTACCTGGACATTGCTGTGGGGGCACCGTACGAGGGCCAGGGAACCATCCGCATCTACCTTGGCGGTAAGGATGGActctccaccacaccatcacag ATCATCCGTGCAGAGGACATTCCCGGGGAGACATACAACGCCTTTGGGTACAGCCTGAGCGGCATGGACCTGGACAACAACGGTTACCCTGACCTCCTCACATCATCCTTCTGCAGCGACAGAGTTCTCCTCCTTAG AGCACGTCCTATCATTGACATTGAAACTAAGGTGGACTCTAAAGGCCAGCTGGACAACATCGACCCAACCAGGAAAGGCTGCCGGGAAGACCTCACCTCCTCTGAAACCTG CTTCTCGTTTGATGCTTGCTTCAAGATGGACAACGATGCAGGCACCCGGACTGGCCTGAGGCTGCACTACACTATTGAGGAACAGCCATACCAGGACCGGCCGCTGCCCAGGGTCCGGTTTGCAGACAGCACACCCAATGAGCCCAGCGAGGTGCACCGCAACATTACCCTCAGGCCAGAAGACATGGGCAGGTTCCGGTGCTCCAAGGAAATTGTGTATCTCTTG GAAGGATCTCGTTACATCCTGCGTGCCTTACGGTTCAAGCTGACATATGAGATCATTCAGAAGGAGCCAAGGCCGGTGCCTGAGGGAGGCCCCTTGCCCAACATCAATGAGTACCCCATCCTCAACCAGAAGGGAGCACTCAG GAAATTTGAAGGAACATTTGCCAAGGACTGCGGCAACGACACCATCTGCAACAGTGACCTGCATGTGACAGGAAGCCTAGAGCTGGAGGAGGACACCAGCAGGGGTGTCTATCTGCTGCGTCTTGGAGAGTATGACACAGTGCCTCTCCTGCTGGAAGTGACCAACAGGAAGGAACCAGCCTACATGACCACTCTTTATGTCAGGCACAACGAGGCACTCTTCTTTGATCCCACTGATTCTGAG ATTGGGATATATGAGTGCACCAAAATATCACCAGGAGTCATCAAGTGTCACCTGGACAACCCCCTCGTCAACACCACTGGGCCGCTCAAACTGAACTTCAAAGAGTCCGGGCAAATATTTGATTCCAAGTACATTACTTTCACGGTGGAAgcaaactcctcctccactgaaCTGACGCCTCAAGAACCTCTGACCTTCAAGGTGGAGGTCATCAAGAGAGCAGAAATCTCCATCAATGG CGTTGCTACACCAGAGCAAGTGTTCTATGGCGGTGAGGTTGTCGGGGAGTCAGCCATCAAGTACATGGACGAAATTGGAACTGAAGTGATCCACAAATACGTAGTGGACAACAGAGGCCCCTGGCGGGTGGATGAGCTGCAGGTGGAGGTGCAGTGGCCTCACCAGGTggagaatgggaaagagaagggcAAGTGGCTGCTCTACATGACGGAACATCCCAAAATTGATG GTGTTGGGGAGTGTGAGATTGACCCACACCTCATCAACCCACTCAATCTACGACTGTCCAAGATCTACCCAGACCACTTCACAGGGCCAGAGGTGGACCTGGAGGTTGAATCCACAGACGACCTGAAACCCACCACCAAGTCTCCAATTGGTGTAGTGGATGAGTCAGGCAGCAAGGTGACCAAGGTGACAACAGAGAAGAAAGTAACGACTGTGAAGAAGACTACGAAAAAGACAACATATGAAAAGGCTGAATCATCTTCTAGTggatcatcatcgtcatcatcatcatcatcttccagtTCACATTCCTCATCGTCACATTCAGGCTTCAGTGATGGCGAGGAGGGCAGCGGTCATGATATCGGTGGTCACAGCAGCAGCCGGGTGCATGGAAGGACTCACTCTCGCGTCAGCCGGAGAGTTTACTCCTCCTCGGATGGCTCAAAGTTCAATGAAGCTGAATCAGGACATGACCCCATCAAGGAGGGCGAAGACGAGGACGGCCGCGTCATCACCCACTATGAGAGGACGCACCACTCCTCTGGGAAATCACCAGACGGCACCTCAGCCTTCGAAGAGACACACCATGAGAGCCGAAAGGTGACAGTGAATGAGGAGACCCACACCGACAATGTCCCAAGTGGCAGGTGGGGCCAAGGAGGCGGGTACAGACGCACCTACACTGAGAACCGCTCTTCCACACGAATCAATGATGGTGAACCTGTGGAAACTCACAGACGCTGGGAGACGCACGAGACCTTCCCCTCTGGGCGGGATGGTGAGGATCGTTCGGGTGATTCTGGTTCagacaggagagaggaaacTTACTCTTCAGGACGGGATGGCGAGAACCGGTGGGATGATTCTAGTTCagacaggagagaggaaacTTACTCTTCAGGACGGGATGGTGAGAACCGGTGGGGTGATTCTGGTTCagacaggagagaggaaaattactCTTCAGGACAGGATGGCGAGAACCGGTGGGGTGATTCTGGTTcagacaggaggagagaggaaagctggagAGAGCACAGCAGAACTTACACCGTTGACAGCAGTACCAGGAGGACGCACTCTGGCCAGGTAGGAGACAACGACTTCCGCAGGACTCATGAAGGAGGAGCTGTGACGCAGATACACGACGGCTCGTACTGGACAGATGATGCAAGAAGGACTAGAGTGCAGGATCAGgatgacacagacagagacaggttTGGGTGGTCAGACCAGAGAGGAAGGCCATCATACAACAGAGGCACAGAAAGCAGGAACAGAGAAGAAACTCGCTATGAGGAAAGAACACATGAGACTGCTGGTTCTACTGGACGAAGGGGAGGAAGCGGCCATCACCACGGCCCTGCTGGTGATGGGTATGATAGTAGAGGAAGTGCATCAAGCAGTCAGTGGAGTCATacttatgaagacagaagaTCCGGGGACAGAAGATCCTCTGGAAGCCAAGGATATGATGACAGATGGGGTAGAACACATGATGACAGATATGCAAGTGGCCAAGGATACAGGAGCCATCAGGATGGATATGATGACAGAAGAtacaatgaaggtgaaaatgcaaGAACTCATCACTCGAGGGaatatgggagaggaggagaggaagattacCGAGGATCGCAGTTCGAGAGCACCTCCAGGAGGTACGAAGACAATGACGACTGGCAGTATAGAGACCACAGAAGACAAGGACACGATGACTCAGGCAGAGATGAAGCATACAGGGGAAGTCACAGTGGTTCTACTAGACACAGAACACACGTGGAGTCTGGAACATCCACCTGGGACTCTCGCTCCAGCTCTGGGCAGGGAAGCAGAGGTGGGTGGAGTGACAGACAGGATGACAATTATGAGAGGCATCATGGAGGAGCTTCATCAGACAGACACTTTAGCCATTTGGAGACTGGTGGCCCACTGGAGAATGGCACATACACCAGAGTAGAAGTGGATCCCAAGACAGGCAAGACGACAACCTACTCCAGGAAGGTCGTGTACAAGAAATGGCCCAGCAATTCAGACCagtggggaagagagaaggaagacttcCCAGACTTCTCCAGTGACCATAGGAGTGCAAGGACCAAGCGTGAGAAGGAACTGATCATCAAACCTCAAGCTGTAAGGGACGAAAAGACAGGGAAGACCATGCAAGTCGTTCATCTG CGCTGTGACGGCCCTGCCACAGCCAAGTGCTTCGTGTTCCGCTGCAACATTCGCAACCTGGCAGCAGGAAGGACAGCAAGCATCGAAATCAAGTCACGGCTGTGGAATGCAACGCTGGTGGAGGACTACCCACGCGTCAACACTGTCAGTATCAAGTCCAGGGCATCACTCATCCTGCCCGCTGACCTCCGTGAAGACCAGGACCAGGATGATGACGTGGATTCGGCCGAGACACGAGCCTATCCTGACCTCCTGGACCAGCTGCCACCCGAGGAAGTGCCACTGTGGGTGATCCTGGTGTCCATCTTTGCCGGCCTGCTGGTGCTCATCATCATTGTGCTCATCCTATGGAAACTTGGCTTCTTTGAAAGAAAGAGACCGGACCCGACGCTTTCAGGCAATCTTGACAAGGACGCTAATGGAtactag